Proteins from one Phytoactinopolyspora mesophila genomic window:
- a CDS encoding phospholipase D-like domain-containing protein has protein sequence MLKRSALVPGVLAAILTSALVMSAPIGSATTGGAEGAAGHPGPGVSSAAATPCMDAAEQPVRSEAVFNNPAEGEPATIVARICDLIHQAPAGSRIHAAVFVVSGESGADFAEALIAAHRRGVDVQVVLDGGFRNENAAVDALIDELGTDRSADSWIHLCTGPVVGGTAACIGNKGMHNKFYLFSETGGAKNVVVNSSANLTDLNSTTYWNAAVTLVGNKRLYGAHLDYFVDLADETKDTDYYRTVTTGSRDGAVHAHFFPRAGDDASTDTIVELLEPVECAGGATGETTIRIGMSEWSTYRIAIADRLAELAGEGCSIEVVHGVINAPVRNLLAATPGVELYALDQGGELPGRIHSKYMLIEGGYDGDDDARWVFAGSPNYNETSLRNNDEVLLRMNSGAIYDQYVSNFAEMVDAVQP, from the coding sequence ATGCTGAAAAGGTCTGCGCTAGTGCCGGGCGTGCTGGCTGCCATCCTTACATCCGCACTGGTCATGTCCGCGCCGATAGGCAGCGCCACTACCGGGGGAGCGGAAGGGGCGGCCGGACACCCGGGCCCAGGTGTGTCTTCCGCGGCCGCGACGCCGTGCATGGATGCGGCCGAACAGCCGGTGCGTAGCGAAGCGGTCTTCAACAACCCCGCGGAGGGAGAGCCGGCGACGATCGTCGCTCGAATCTGTGACCTCATCCATCAGGCCCCGGCCGGCTCACGGATCCACGCGGCGGTGTTCGTCGTCTCGGGAGAATCCGGTGCGGATTTCGCCGAGGCGTTGATCGCCGCGCACCGGCGCGGTGTGGACGTTCAAGTGGTTCTCGACGGCGGTTTCCGCAACGAGAACGCGGCCGTGGACGCCCTGATCGACGAGCTGGGCACGGACCGTTCGGCGGATTCGTGGATCCACCTCTGCACGGGCCCGGTGGTGGGTGGAACGGCCGCTTGCATCGGCAACAAGGGCATGCACAACAAGTTCTACCTGTTCTCCGAGACCGGGGGTGCCAAGAACGTCGTGGTGAACTCCTCGGCCAATCTGACGGACCTGAATTCCACCACGTACTGGAACGCCGCGGTCACGCTCGTGGGGAACAAACGCCTCTACGGCGCGCACCTCGACTACTTCGTCGATCTGGCGGACGAGACCAAGGACACCGACTACTACCGCACCGTCACCACGGGATCGCGTGACGGTGCGGTGCACGCCCACTTCTTCCCCCGTGCCGGAGACGATGCGAGCACGGACACCATCGTCGAACTCCTGGAGCCGGTCGAATGCGCGGGTGGTGCCACCGGCGAGACAACGATCCGGATCGGGATGTCCGAGTGGAGCACGTATCGCATCGCCATCGCGGACCGGCTGGCTGAACTAGCCGGAGAGGGATGTTCGATAGAGGTGGTCCACGGCGTCATCAATGCCCCGGTCCGGAATCTGCTGGCGGCCACACCCGGCGTCGAGTTGTACGCGCTTGACCAGGGTGGCGAGCTGCCAGGGCGCATCCACTCGAAGTACATGCTGATCGAGGGCGGTTACGACGGCGACGACGACGCCCGCTGGGTCTTCGCCGGCAGTCCCAACTACAACGAGACGTCCCTGCGCAACAACGATGAAGTGTTGCTGCGGATGAATTCCGGGGCGATCTACGACCAATACGTCTCCAACTTCGCGGAGATGGTCGACGCCGTCCAGCCCTGA
- a CDS encoding IclR family transcriptional regulator domain-containing protein has translation MTEHIERGSDHVQSLARGLAVIRAFDAAHPQLTLSEVARETGLTRAAARRFLHTLVDLGYVRTDGRLFALTPRVLELGYSYLSSLTLPEVAQPHLERLVADVQESASVAVLDDTDVVYVARVATSRIMRVTINIGTRFPAHATSMGRVLLAGLPKAELDEYLNRAELRKYTSHTITAPASLRTELDRVRAQGWAYVDQELEEGLRSIAAPIRNSAGHVVAAVNMSSHASRTSMDSARRDLLPALLATAARIETDLVATSAVHNEPAAFPHAR, from the coding sequence GTGACCGAACACATCGAACGCGGTTCCGACCACGTTCAATCGCTGGCCCGCGGCCTGGCGGTGATCCGGGCCTTCGACGCAGCACACCCCCAGCTGACCCTCAGCGAGGTGGCCCGCGAGACCGGGTTGACCCGTGCGGCAGCGCGCCGCTTCCTGCACACCTTGGTCGACCTCGGATATGTGCGCACCGACGGCCGGCTGTTCGCCCTCACCCCACGCGTGCTCGAACTCGGCTACTCCTATCTGTCCAGCCTGACGCTGCCCGAGGTCGCGCAGCCCCATCTGGAACGTCTCGTGGCCGACGTCCAGGAGTCCGCCTCCGTCGCCGTCCTCGACGACACCGATGTGGTGTACGTCGCCAGGGTCGCCACTTCGCGCATCATGCGCGTGACGATCAACATCGGCACCCGGTTCCCGGCACATGCCACCTCCATGGGACGCGTGCTGCTGGCCGGGCTACCAAAGGCCGAACTGGACGAATACCTCAACCGCGCCGAGCTTCGAAAGTACACCTCGCACACCATCACCGCCCCCGCCTCGCTGCGCACCGAACTCGACCGGGTCCGGGCCCAGGGCTGGGCATACGTCGACCAGGAGCTCGAGGAGGGGTTGCGCTCGATCGCCGCTCCTATCCGCAACTCCGCAGGTCATGTCGTGGCCGCCGTCAACATGTCTTCACACGCCAGCCGAACCTCGATGGACTCGGCCCGGCGCGATCTGCTGCCCGCGCTGCTGGCGACAGCCGCGCGGATCGAGACCGACCTGGTCGCGACGTCAGCGGTCCACAACGAGCCTGCCGCTTTCCCTCACGCTCGCTGA
- the pcaC gene encoding 4-carboxymuconolactone decarboxylase, with the protein MTDSPPPETSPGERTRRAVLGDAHVDRAQDQTTTFTADFQEFITRYAWGDVWSRPGLERHTRRLLTIAVLTALQNEHELVMHVRAALADDVTPEEIKEVLLHTAIYAGLPVANRAFALAGELIPDESRGGENQRASTLDSERG; encoded by the coding sequence ATGACCGATTCCCCACCGCCGGAGACCTCCCCCGGCGAGCGGACCCGGCGGGCCGTCCTCGGTGATGCCCACGTCGACCGGGCACAAGATCAGACGACGACGTTCACCGCGGACTTCCAGGAGTTCATCACTCGCTACGCATGGGGCGACGTCTGGTCGAGACCGGGGCTCGAGCGGCACACCCGCCGGCTGCTCACCATCGCCGTCCTCACCGCCCTACAGAACGAGCACGAGCTGGTGATGCATGTGCGGGCCGCCCTGGCCGACGACGTCACCCCCGAGGAGATCAAGGAGGTCCTGCTACACACCGCTATCTACGCCGGCTTGCCGGTAGCCAACCGGGCTTTCGCCCTTGCCGGCGAGCTCATCCCGGACGAGTCCCGCGGTGGTGAGAACCAGAGAGCCAGTACGCTCGACTCCGAACGGGGGTGA
- the pcaD gene encoding 3-oxoadipate enol-lactonase, with the protein MIPHYEVTGPPGAPVVVLSSSLGTTLDMWQPQLGTLERHFRVVRYDHRGHGRSAVPPGPYRIADLGEDVVELLDHLGLSRVGFAGISLGGMTGIWLAANAPDRVQRLALLCTSAKLGTPEYWDQRAAAVAGGGCAAIAGTVAARWFTPGFHLREPGIVQRYTDMLAATPAAGYAACCAAIATMDLRPELSRINAQALVVAGADDHATPPEHARQIAAGAPDAHVQVIPHAAHLASVEQPDTVAALLLRHFQGES; encoded by the coding sequence ATGATCCCGCACTACGAGGTCACCGGCCCTCCGGGCGCGCCCGTCGTCGTGCTCAGCAGTTCATTGGGCACCACACTCGACATGTGGCAGCCACAACTCGGCACGCTCGAGCGGCACTTCCGCGTGGTGCGCTACGACCACCGTGGACACGGACGCTCGGCGGTGCCGCCCGGCCCGTATCGCATCGCCGACTTAGGCGAAGACGTCGTCGAACTCCTGGACCACCTCGGCCTGTCCCGCGTCGGCTTCGCCGGGATCTCGCTCGGTGGCATGACGGGGATCTGGCTGGCCGCGAACGCTCCCGACCGGGTCCAGCGGCTTGCCCTGTTATGCACGTCGGCCAAGCTCGGCACCCCGGAGTACTGGGACCAGCGGGCGGCGGCTGTCGCCGGGGGCGGCTGCGCGGCGATCGCCGGCACCGTCGCGGCCCGCTGGTTCACCCCCGGATTCCACCTTCGTGAGCCGGGCATCGTCCAGCGCTACACCGACATGCTGGCAGCCACGCCGGCCGCCGGCTATGCCGCCTGTTGCGCGGCGATTGCCACCATGGATCTCCGGCCCGAGCTGTCTCGGATCAACGCGCAGGCACTGGTGGTCGCCGGCGCCGACGACCACGCCACCCCACCCGAGCATGCCCGGCAGATCGCCGCCGGCGCGCCGGACGCGCACGTACAAGTGATCCCGCACGCCGCCCACCTCGCCAGCGTCGAACAACCGGACACCGTCGCCGCGCTGCTCCTCCGACACTTCCAAGGAGAGTCATGA
- the pcaB gene encoding 3-carboxy-cis,cis-muconate cycloisomerase gives MTSSPHTGSIFGAVFARGGAAREVTDRAWLHAMVEFEAALAGVQARAGIIPDDAAQAIAGACQRPLDAAAATAGSSATGTPVAGVVAQLREYTGAPHAQYVHYGATSQDVMDSAAMLVTKRALVPIRADLADVADTCATLAEEHRDTVMAGRTLLQQAVTITFGLKAARWMSGVDTAIDRLDSLHHSALAVQYGGAAGTLCTLDDRGPEVTRALAERLRLATPELAWHSDRTRIADIAGALGIASGSCAKIATDIRLLAQTEVAEASEAPPAGDDSRAGTGGITRGGSTAMPHKRNPVAAVAAGACAQRTPALVATLLGSMAGEHERAAGAWHTEWETLSDLLRLTSSAASWLLESLRSLTVFPDRMLTNLAAPLRGGSLGSAGADVDRALRRHRGHG, from the coding sequence GTGACTTCTTCTCCACACACAGGCTCGATCTTCGGTGCCGTGTTCGCGCGCGGCGGTGCCGCGCGGGAGGTCACCGATCGAGCGTGGCTGCACGCCATGGTGGAGTTCGAAGCCGCGCTGGCCGGCGTTCAGGCACGCGCCGGCATCATTCCCGACGACGCCGCCCAGGCCATCGCCGGTGCCTGCCAGCGCCCACTGGATGCCGCAGCGGCGACGGCCGGCTCGTCGGCCACCGGAACGCCGGTCGCCGGGGTCGTCGCCCAGCTACGCGAATACACCGGCGCGCCGCACGCCCAGTACGTCCACTACGGTGCCACCAGCCAGGACGTCATGGACTCAGCGGCCATGCTGGTCACCAAACGGGCGCTGGTGCCCATCCGCGCCGACCTGGCCGATGTGGCCGACACATGCGCCACGCTGGCTGAAGAGCACCGTGACACCGTGATGGCCGGCCGCACCCTGCTGCAGCAAGCAGTCACCATCACCTTCGGCCTGAAGGCGGCCCGCTGGATGAGCGGCGTCGACACCGCGATCGACCGGCTGGACAGCCTGCACCACAGCGCGCTGGCGGTCCAGTACGGCGGTGCCGCCGGAACGCTCTGCACGCTCGACGATCGCGGGCCGGAGGTGACGCGGGCGCTGGCCGAGCGGCTCAGGCTGGCTACGCCGGAGCTTGCGTGGCACTCGGACCGGACCCGGATCGCCGACATCGCCGGCGCGCTGGGAATCGCGTCGGGCAGCTGCGCCAAAATCGCCACGGACATCAGACTGCTCGCCCAGACCGAAGTCGCCGAGGCGAGCGAGGCCCCACCGGCCGGCGACGACTCGCGTGCCGGCACCGGCGGCATTACCCGCGGAGGGTCCACGGCGATGCCGCACAAACGCAACCCCGTGGCCGCCGTCGCTGCTGGTGCGTGCGCACAGCGCACACCCGCGCTCGTCGCCACTCTCCTGGGTTCGATGGCCGGCGAACACGAGCGGGCGGCCGGAGCCTGGCACACGGAGTGGGAGACGCTCAGCGATCTGCTACGCCTCACCAGCAGCGCAGCCAGCTGGTTACTGGAGTCGCTGCGCAGCCTGACCGTGTTCCCGGATCGGATGCTGACGAACCTGGCAGCGCCCCTGCGCGGCGGCTCGCTCGGATCGGCCGGCGCCGATGTGGACCGTGCGCTACGCCGTCATCGAGGCCACGGATGA
- a CDS encoding CoA-transferase subunit beta, whose amino-acid sequence MSGAQAYTADEMMTIAAARMLSGARSCFVGIGLPSTAANLARALHTPGIVLIYESGTIGAKPATPPLSIGDGELAETADTVVSVPEIFNYWLQPGRIDVGFLGAAQIDRLANINTTTIGGAYTSPKVRLPGAGGAPEIAASCREVIVVLRQTPRSFVDQVDFVTSMGYGTGAGHRERLGLRGAGPKTVITDIGILEPDPTTCELTLFHLHPGSSLDQAREATGWPLQISPELRETAPPSAQELEILRAFGRTAPSTTPRRSERSRM is encoded by the coding sequence ATGAGCGGCGCCCAGGCCTACACCGCCGACGAGATGATGACCATCGCCGCAGCCAGGATGTTGAGTGGCGCGCGCTCCTGCTTCGTCGGCATCGGACTGCCGAGCACCGCTGCCAACCTCGCCCGCGCCCTGCACACACCCGGCATCGTGCTGATCTACGAGTCCGGGACCATCGGCGCGAAGCCGGCCACCCCGCCGTTATCCATCGGTGACGGCGAGCTCGCCGAGACGGCGGACACCGTCGTCAGCGTGCCGGAGATCTTCAACTATTGGCTACAGCCGGGCCGAATCGACGTCGGCTTCCTGGGCGCCGCCCAGATCGACCGGCTCGCGAACATCAACACCACCACCATCGGTGGCGCCTACACATCACCAAAAGTCCGCCTCCCCGGCGCCGGCGGTGCCCCGGAGATCGCCGCATCATGCCGCGAGGTGATCGTGGTCCTGCGTCAGACGCCCCGCTCCTTCGTCGACCAGGTCGATTTCGTCACATCCATGGGCTACGGAACCGGCGCGGGCCACCGGGAGCGCCTCGGGCTGCGTGGCGCCGGCCCGAAGACCGTCATCACCGACATCGGCATCCTCGAACCGGATCCCACGACGTGTGAGCTGACACTCTTCCATCTGCATCCCGGCAGCAGTCTCGATCAGGCCCGGGAAGCCACCGGCTGGCCGCTACAGATATCTCCCGAACTGCGCGAGACCGCCCCGCCGAGCGCACAAGAACTGGAGATACTGCGCGCCTTCGGGCGCACGGCACCCTCGACCACCCCCCGTCGTTCCGAGCGGAGCCGGATGTGA
- a CDS encoding CoA transferase subunit A, translated as MAEVVPLRHAVAELVRDGHSVALEGFTHLIPYAAAHEIIRQRRRDLTLIRMTPDLLYDQMIGMGCARALVFSWGGNPGVGSLHRFRDAVENRWPHELALEEHSHAGMVNRYVAGASGLPFAVLRGYRGTDLPSVTPTIKPITCPFTGEELTAVPALNPDVAVVHAQRADRRGNVQLWGITGAQKEAVLAASHALATVEEIVDELPPQAGSILLPSWALDYVAPVPGGAHPSYALGYSERDNNFYVAWDSISRDRHTFLAWMEDNVLSTEAPEPALNNGAQP; from the coding sequence GTGGCAGAGGTGGTCCCACTCCGGCACGCAGTCGCAGAGTTGGTGCGCGACGGCCACAGTGTCGCGCTCGAAGGCTTCACCCACCTGATCCCTTACGCGGCGGCGCACGAGATCATCCGTCAGCGGCGGCGAGACCTCACGCTGATCCGCATGACGCCGGATCTGCTTTACGACCAGATGATCGGCATGGGCTGCGCACGCGCGCTGGTCTTCTCCTGGGGTGGCAACCCAGGCGTCGGCTCGTTGCACCGATTCCGAGACGCCGTGGAGAACCGGTGGCCCCATGAACTCGCTCTCGAAGAGCACAGTCATGCCGGCATGGTCAACCGGTATGTCGCCGGCGCGAGCGGGCTGCCGTTCGCGGTTCTACGCGGCTATCGGGGCACCGACCTGCCTTCCGTGACGCCGACAATCAAACCGATCACCTGTCCGTTCACCGGCGAAGAACTCACCGCCGTGCCCGCCCTGAACCCCGACGTCGCCGTAGTGCACGCGCAGCGCGCCGACCGCCGGGGCAACGTCCAGCTCTGGGGCATCACGGGGGCCCAGAAGGAAGCTGTCCTGGCCGCGAGCCATGCACTCGCCACGGTCGAAGAGATCGTCGACGAACTCCCCCCACAGGCGGGCAGCATCCTGCTGCCCTCTTGGGCCCTCGATTATGTCGCCCCGGTGCCGGGCGGCGCCCACCCGTCGTACGCTCTCGGGTATTCCGAGCGGGACAACAACTTCTATGTCGCATGGGACTCGATCAGCAGAGACCGCCACACATTCCTGGCCTGGATGGAGGACAACGTGCTCAGCACCGAAGCTCCTGAGCCCGCTCTGAACAACGGAGCCCAGCCATGA
- a CDS encoding AMP-dependent synthetase/ligase yields MTAGATDLAELVKDRPPSIGRMFLDRVEATPDREAYRYPAGGGWSSLTWKQTKDRVWRIGAGLISLGVDYEERVSIAASTRVEWILADLAINSIGAATTTVYPSTNPDDVSHILSDSDTKIAIAEDSEQVQKILEHRDDLPSMTKIVVIDGDSDDDAVITLAQLEELGRELLEQNPTAVDDALEKVGPETLATLVYTSGTGGRPKGVLLVNDNWVYEGVAADVLNILSVDDLQYLWLPLSHVFGKTLEAIQLRVGFATAVDGDLDRIVDNLGVVQPTFMAGAPRIYEKVRAKVTTGVEEEGGAKKKIFDWAFGVGYKVSALRQDGKEPSGLLAFQHGLADKLVFSKIKARMGGRIRFFISGSAKLSKDVAEWFHAADMLILEGYGLTETSAAIFVNLPHSYRFGTVGPPLPGTEVKIADDGEVLVRGAAIMRGYHNLPEISAESFTEDGWFRTGDIGELEDGFLRITDRKKDLIKTSGGKYIAPLKIEVIFKAVSPYASQIVVHGDGRNYCTALVTLDPEAIGDWAKHNDLGELAYEDLTKHPKVREMVQGHIDQLNARLDRWETIKNFEILPHDLTIESGDLTPSMKVKRKAVEKRYMDVLDSMYT; encoded by the coding sequence ATGACTGCCGGCGCAACAGACCTCGCCGAACTCGTCAAAGACCGTCCGCCGTCCATAGGACGGATGTTCCTTGATCGTGTCGAAGCCACGCCTGATCGTGAGGCGTATCGATATCCGGCTGGCGGCGGCTGGTCTTCGCTCACGTGGAAGCAGACGAAGGATCGTGTCTGGCGGATCGGCGCGGGCCTCATCTCCCTCGGCGTCGATTACGAAGAACGCGTTTCCATCGCCGCGTCCACCCGGGTGGAGTGGATCTTGGCTGATCTGGCGATCAACAGCATTGGGGCAGCCACCACCACGGTCTACCCTTCAACCAATCCGGACGACGTCTCCCACATCTTGTCCGACTCCGACACCAAGATCGCTATCGCTGAGGACAGCGAACAGGTCCAGAAGATCCTCGAACATCGGGATGATCTTCCGTCGATGACCAAGATCGTCGTCATCGACGGTGATAGTGATGACGACGCCGTCATCACCCTCGCCCAGCTGGAGGAGCTGGGCCGGGAACTGCTGGAGCAGAACCCCACCGCGGTCGACGACGCCCTCGAGAAGGTCGGGCCAGAGACGTTGGCCACCCTGGTGTACACCTCCGGCACCGGTGGCCGGCCCAAGGGTGTGCTCCTGGTCAATGACAACTGGGTGTACGAGGGCGTCGCGGCGGACGTGCTGAACATCCTCTCGGTGGACGACCTGCAGTATCTCTGGCTGCCGTTGTCGCATGTCTTCGGCAAGACACTCGAGGCCATTCAGCTTCGGGTCGGATTCGCCACGGCTGTCGACGGCGACCTCGACCGCATCGTCGACAATCTCGGCGTCGTGCAGCCGACCTTTATGGCCGGTGCGCCACGCATCTACGAGAAGGTGCGCGCCAAGGTCACCACCGGTGTCGAGGAAGAAGGCGGCGCGAAGAAGAAGATCTTCGACTGGGCCTTCGGCGTCGGATACAAGGTGTCGGCGCTGCGTCAGGACGGCAAGGAGCCGAGCGGCCTGCTCGCGTTCCAGCACGGGCTGGCCGACAAACTCGTCTTCTCGAAGATCAAGGCGCGGATGGGCGGCCGGATCCGGTTCTTCATCAGCGGTTCGGCGAAGCTCTCGAAGGATGTCGCCGAGTGGTTCCATGCCGCGGACATGCTCATCCTCGAGGGTTACGGCCTCACCGAGACGAGCGCGGCGATCTTCGTCAATCTCCCGCACAGTTACCGATTCGGCACCGTCGGCCCGCCGCTGCCCGGCACCGAGGTGAAGATCGCCGACGACGGCGAAGTGTTGGTCCGCGGCGCGGCCATCATGCGTGGCTACCACAACCTGCCGGAGATCAGTGCTGAGTCGTTCACTGAGGACGGCTGGTTCCGCACCGGTGATATCGGTGAGCTGGAAGACGGCTTCCTGCGGATCACCGACCGCAAGAAGGACCTGATCAAAACCTCCGGTGGCAAGTACATCGCCCCGCTCAAGATCGAGGTGATCTTCAAGGCGGTCAGCCCGTACGCCAGCCAGATCGTCGTGCACGGCGACGGCCGGAACTACTGCACCGCGCTGGTCACGTTGGACCCGGAGGCGATCGGGGATTGGGCGAAGCACAACGACCTCGGTGAGCTGGCCTATGAGGACCTGACCAAACACCCGAAGGTCCGCGAGATGGTCCAGGGCCACATCGATCAGCTCAACGCACGACTCGACCGGTGGGAGACGATCAAGAACTTCGAGATCCTCCCGCACGACCTCACGATCGAGAGCGGCGATCTCACCCCGAGCATGAAGGTCAAGCGCAAGGCCGTCGAGAAGCGTTACATGGATGTCCTCGACAGCATGTACACGTAG
- the hemW gene encoding radical SAM family heme chaperone HemW, translated as MPSTLPDGEPAPTDGALPSSALAGLHDDQGRPVPFGFYLHVPFCTTRCGYCDFNTYTADELGDLPGASRASWADGAVAEIQLARRVLGDTDLPVSTVFVGGGTPTLLPPGELGRALEAIDGEFGLVAGAEVTTEANPDTVSPETFARLRAAGFTRVSLGMQSARPHVLEVLDRVHTPGRSEKAVAEAKAEGFEHVSLDLIYGTPGESLQDWRVSLDAAIAAGPDHVSAYALIVEEGTRLAARMKRGELPTPDDDDQADKYVVADELLTDAGYQWYEVSNWATSLDGRCAHNQLYWTGANWWGAGPGAHSHVGGTRWWNVKHPAAWAQRLAGGGSPAYAREVLDAETRRVERVLLEVRLSDGLDVAVLDDDGRDAARRAVDEGLADADALSAGRVVLTRRGRLLADGVVHSLLG; from the coding sequence ATGCCTTCGACACTGCCGGACGGCGAGCCGGCTCCGACTGATGGTGCGCTGCCGTCGTCGGCGCTGGCTGGTCTACACGATGATCAAGGCCGGCCGGTCCCGTTCGGCTTCTACCTGCACGTGCCCTTTTGCACCACACGCTGCGGATATTGCGATTTCAACACCTATACCGCCGACGAGCTGGGCGACCTCCCCGGCGCCTCGCGTGCCTCGTGGGCGGACGGCGCGGTGGCGGAGATTCAGCTGGCGCGGCGGGTGCTGGGCGACACCGACCTGCCGGTCTCGACCGTCTTCGTCGGCGGTGGAACACCGACGCTGCTGCCGCCCGGCGAGCTCGGCCGCGCGTTGGAGGCCATCGACGGTGAGTTCGGACTCGTCGCCGGTGCGGAGGTGACCACGGAGGCAAATCCGGACACGGTATCGCCGGAGACATTCGCGCGGCTGAGGGCGGCCGGATTCACCAGGGTTTCCCTCGGCATGCAGAGCGCCCGTCCCCACGTCCTCGAAGTTTTGGATCGGGTGCACACACCGGGCCGGTCTGAGAAGGCAGTGGCCGAGGCCAAAGCGGAGGGGTTCGAGCACGTCAGCCTCGATCTGATCTACGGCACGCCGGGGGAGAGCCTGCAGGACTGGCGGGTGAGCCTGGACGCCGCGATCGCGGCCGGGCCGGATCATGTGAGCGCGTACGCGCTGATCGTGGAGGAAGGCACCCGGTTGGCGGCCCGGATGAAGCGTGGAGAGCTACCAACACCGGACGACGACGATCAGGCGGACAAGTACGTTGTGGCCGACGAGCTCCTGACCGACGCCGGCTATCAGTGGTACGAGGTCTCCAACTGGGCGACCTCCCTGGACGGCCGATGCGCTCACAATCAGCTCTACTGGACGGGGGCCAACTGGTGGGGCGCCGGGCCGGGCGCGCACAGCCACGTCGGTGGCACTCGGTGGTGGAACGTGAAGCACCCGGCCGCGTGGGCACAACGGCTAGCTGGTGGGGGGAGTCCGGCCTATGCCCGCGAGGTGCTCGACGCCGAGACGCGTCGAGTGGAACGGGTCCTGCTCGAGGTACGGCTGAGCGACGGGCTCGACGTGGCGGTGCTGGACGACGACGGCCGCGACGCGGCGCGCCGTGCAGTGGACGAAGGCTTAGCCGACGCCGATGCACTGAGCGCTGGCCGCGTCGTCTTGACCCGCCGGGGACGGCTCCTGGCTGACGGCGTGGTCCACAGCCTCCTCGGCTGA
- a CDS encoding DUF3097 domain-containing protein translates to MTNFPDRYGRDVLSASPHPKRARSVETAAEPGLVVEDVETGFCGAVVQCDKYGVTLEDRHGKRRAFPLGPGFWLDGKPVALVRPSAAAPPAKPTRTASGSRAVDNHRARTARESRIYVEGKHDAELVEKIWGDDLRVEGVVVEELGGADDLADIIREFEPGTGRRLGVLLDHLVSGTKETRIAEQATKVGGGHVLIVGHPYVDVWEAVRPSVLGIDAWPAVPKGVPWKEGVIQALEWSEEPPAAWRRILAAVRTYTDLEPSFLGRVEELIDFVTAPSTDP, encoded by the coding sequence GTGACGAATTTCCCTGATCGTTATGGTCGCGACGTTCTGTCTGCCTCACCACATCCCAAACGTGCGCGCAGCGTCGAGACGGCGGCCGAACCCGGCCTGGTCGTGGAGGATGTGGAGACCGGGTTCTGCGGCGCCGTCGTCCAGTGCGACAAGTACGGCGTGACTCTCGAGGACCGGCACGGGAAGCGGCGAGCGTTTCCGCTGGGCCCGGGGTTCTGGCTGGACGGCAAGCCGGTGGCGCTCGTGCGTCCGTCGGCCGCCGCGCCGCCCGCCAAACCCACCCGGACTGCGTCCGGATCGCGCGCCGTCGACAACCACCGCGCCCGGACCGCCCGGGAGAGCCGCATCTATGTCGAGGGCAAACACGACGCCGAACTGGTCGAGAAGATCTGGGGCGACGACCTCCGGGTCGAGGGAGTAGTGGTCGAAGAGCTCGGAGGCGCCGACGACCTCGCCGACATCATCCGCGAGTTCGAACCCGGAACCGGACGGCGACTCGGCGTGCTGCTCGACCACCTGGTAAGCGGCACGAAAGAGACCCGGATCGCCGAGCAGGCCACGAAGGTCGGCGGCGGGCACGTGCTGATCGTCGGGCATCCGTATGTCGACGTCTGGGAGGCCGTCCGGCCCTCGGTTCTCGGAATCGACGCCTGGCCGGCCGTCCCGAAGGGGGTGCCGTGGAAGGAAGGTGTGATCCAGGCGCTCGAGTGGAGTGAGGAACCGCCCGCGGCCTGGCGGCGAATCCTCGCGGCCGTGCGAACCTACACCGACCTCGAGCCGTCTTTCCTCGGCCGTGTCGAGGAACTCATCGATTTCGTCACCGCCCCCTCCACCGACCCCTGA